Proteins found in one Brachyspira murdochii DSM 12563 genomic segment:
- a CDS encoding ankyrin repeat domain-containing protein produces MKYLLILFLSIIIFSCSNNNKEQNNNTDNNINKTEQSNTDDKDNKSNNSSINTNETEETTYYSYTDKEIVSFIESGDFQTIKKLIESKSLDVNYNLGDKYSKSTPLIQAIKYKQTDIINYLLENNADLNLKEELTGFTPLMASFHDITITELLIEKGADIEARNVDGINALVYAVSLNDEEMVKFLLEKGADANTVCEIENEHIYMPPTPLMNAVYNGNTNIINMLLENGADINYTTDEMTPLIYAAYKGNTNIINTLLENGVDINYTNYYGMTALMYAASYNQFEAAKILLENNADISITDEDGDTALMNAANNGNTNIINVLLENGADINHTNNYGMTALMYAANSMYAANSNQFEAVKILLENNADTSITDEDGRTALDLAKSKDNKKDNNDIVKLLEKYN; encoded by the coding sequence ATGAAATATTTATTAATTCTTTTTCTTTCTATTATAATATTTTCTTGCTCTAACAATAATAAAGAACAAAATAATAATACAGATAATAATATAAATAAAACAGAACAATCAAATACAGACGATAAAGATAATAAATCAAATAATTCATCAATAAATACAAATGAAACAGAAGAAACAACATATTATTCATACACAGATAAAGAAATTGTATCTTTTATAGAATCAGGAGATTTTCAAACAATCAAAAAATTAATCGAATCAAAAAGTTTAGATGTTAATTATAACTTAGGGGATAAATATTCTAAGTCAACCCCTTTAATACAAGCTATAAAATATAAGCAAACTGATATCATAAATTATTTATTAGAAAATAATGCGGATCTTAATTTAAAAGAAGAACTTACAGGCTTTACTCCTCTTATGGCAAGCTTCCATGATATTACTATAACAGAGCTTTTAATTGAAAAAGGTGCTGACATTGAAGCAAGGAATGTTGACGGAATTAATGCTTTAGTTTATGCGGTTTCTTTAAATGATGAAGAGATGGTAAAATTTTTACTTGAAAAGGGAGCTGACGCCAATACAGTATGCGAAATAGAAAATGAACATATTTATATGCCGCCTACTCCTTTAATGAATGCTGTTTATAACGGAAACACTAATATAATAAATATGTTATTGGAAAATGGTGCTGATATTAATTATACCACTGATGAAATGACTCCTTTAATTTATGCTGCTTATAAAGGAAACACTAATATAATAAATACGTTATTAGAAAATGGTGTTGATATTAATTATACCAATTATTATGGAATGACTGCTTTAATGTATGCAGCAAGTTATAATCAATTTGAAGCTGCAAAAATACTTTTAGAAAATAATGCTGATATTTCTATAACTGATGAAGATGGTGATACTGCTTTAATGAATGCTGCTAATAACGGAAACACTAATATAATAAATGTGTTATTAGAAAATGGTGCTGATATTAATCATACCAATAATTATGGAATGACTGCTTTAATGTATGCAGCAAATTCAATGTATGCAGCAAATTCTAATCAATTTGAAGCAGTAAAAATACTTTTAGAAAATAATGCTGATACTTCTATAACTGATGAAGATGGTAGGACTGCACTTGATCTGGCAAAATCAAAAGATAATAAGAAAGATAATAATGATATAGTTAAGCTTCTTGAAAAATATAATTAA
- a CDS encoding ankyrin repeat domain-containing protein, with product MKYLLILFLSTIIFSCSNDNNNDTNNNKELNNNADKVTINLDDSTDNNITEQSNTDDKDNKSNNSSINTEETEETEYYSYTDKEIISFIESGDFQTIKKLIESKSLDVNYNLEIDEYSKSTPLIQAIKYKQTDIINYLLENNADVNLTLGYSTPLIEAMYYDEGLVRKLIDLGADVNLTTESGFTPLMASAGRHNIAIADLLIEKGADIEARDDDDINALVYASTYNNEDMVKFLLEKGADANTVCEIKNEHTDISSTPLMNAAYRGNTNIINMLLENGADINYTTDFGMTALMMAASFNQFEAAKVLLENNADTSVTDEYGRTALDLAKEEDYKDIVELLEKYN from the coding sequence ATGAAATATTTGTTAATTCTTTTTCTATCTACCATAATATTTTCTTGCTCTAACGATAATAATAACGATACTAACAATAATAAAGAACTAAATAATAATGCAGATAAAGTAACTATAAATTTAGATGACAGTACAGATAATAATATAACAGAACAATCAAATACAGACGATAAAGATAATAAATCAAATAATTCATCAATAAATACAGAAGAAACGGAAGAAACAGAATATTATTCATACACAGATAAAGAAATTATATCTTTTATAGAATCAGGAGATTTTCAAACAATCAAAAAATTAATTGAATCAAAAAGTTTAGATGTTAATTATAACTTAGAGATAGATGAATATTCCAAGTCAACACCTTTAATACAAGCTATAAAATATAAACAAACTGATATCATAAATTATTTATTAGAAAATAATGCAGATGTTAATTTAACTTTAGGATATTCTACTCCATTAATAGAAGCTATGTATTATGATGAAGGACTTGTTCGTAAACTTATAGATTTAGGAGCCGATGTAAATTTAACTACTGAGTCAGGATTTACTCCACTTATGGCAAGTGCAGGTCGTCATAATATTGCTATAGCAGATCTTTTAATTGAAAAAGGTGCTGATATTGAAGCAAGGGATGATGACGACATTAATGCTTTAGTTTATGCCTCAACTTATAATAATGAAGATATGGTAAAATTTTTACTTGAAAAGGGAGCTGACGCCAATACAGTATGCGAAATAAAAAATGAACATACGGATATATCTTCTACTCCTTTAATGAATGCTGCTTATAGAGGTAATACTAATATAATAAATATGTTATTAGAAAATGGTGCTGATATTAATTATACCACTGACTTTGGAATGACTGCTTTGATGATGGCTGCTAGTTTTAATCAGTTTGAAGCTGCAAAAGTACTTTTAGAAAATAATGCAGATACTTCTGTAACTGATGAATATGGACGTACTGCACTTGATTTGGCAAAAGAAGAAGATTATAAGGATATAGTTGAGCTTCTTGAAAAATATAATTAA
- a CDS encoding nucleotidyltransferase domain-containing protein, which yields MLDEKIKEGIKNICSSYGNIEKVILFGSRAMDKEKYNSDIDLAVIGKFDLLFCERLKEELSELPTLLKFDVISYNDIENQELINDIKNHGKIIYKK from the coding sequence ATGCTTGATGAAAAGATAAAAGAAGGTATAAAAAATATATGCAGTTCTTATGGGAATATAGAAAAAGTTATACTGTTTGGTTCTAGGGCAATGGATAAAGAAAAATATAATTCGGATATAGATTTGGCTGTAATAGGAAAGTTTGATTTGCTATTTTGCGAAAGATTAAAAGAAGAATTATCAGAACTTCCTACTCTTTTGAAATTCGATGTGATTTCTTATAATGATATAGAAAATCAAGAATTAATAAATGATATAAAAAATCATGGAAAAATTATTTATAAAAAATAG
- a CDS encoding nucleotidyltransferase substrate binding protein, translating to MSENIRWKQRFYNFEKAFNLLKSVFEEKEINDLSLLEQEGVVQRFEYTYELAWKTLKDYLEYNGSLNNIDISPRNIFKEAYSAKIIKNQDDFIDMMLSRNLLSHTYDFIKFKEIIIKVENNYLKILNELYSFFLDKIND from the coding sequence ATGTCAGAGAATATTCGTTGGAAACAGAGATTTTATAATTTTGAAAAAGCTTTTAATTTATTAAAAAGTGTATTTGAAGAAAAAGAAATAAATGACTTATCATTACTAGAACAGGAAGGTGTTGTTCAAAGATTTGAATATACTTATGAATTAGCTTGGAAAACTTTGAAAGATTATTTAGAATATAATGGAAGTTTAAACAATATAGATATTTCCCCTAGAAATATTTTTAAAGAAGCATATTCAGCAAAGATTATCAAAAATCAAGATGATTTTATTGATATGATGTTAAGCCGTAATTTACTTTCGCATACTTATGATTTTATTAAATTCAAAGAAATTATTATCAAGGTAGAAAATAATTATTTAAAAATACTTAATGAATTATATAGTTTCTTTTTGGATAAAATAAATGATTAA